The window TCAACATCGCCAAGTACGGCAACACCTCTTCGGCCACGACGATCATCGCGCTGGACGAGGCCCGCAAGGCCGGGTTGGTGCATCCCGGCGACAACGTGATGCTCGTCGCCTTCGGCGCCGGTCTCACCTGGGGCGGCGTCCTCATACGTTTCTGACCAAGAGGGCTCGGGACTCCAAGAGCCCGGTGTCGGAGACCGGAACCTCTGGTTCTTTGGTCCCCAAGCCCCTTCGCTGGCACTGACCGTGGACTACCGCGTTCTCTCTCTGCTCGCGCTCCTGTGCTGGGGCGCGTGGGGCTTTGCCACGAAGCTGGTCTCACGAAGTCAGCCGGCCGAAGGTGTTGCCTTTTGGAGTACCCTCGCGAGCATGCTACCCGTCACTCTTTTCGCACTCCTGGGTGGCGCGAGCCGCTGGGTCCGACCGGCGCCGCTCGCCCTCGCCTCCGGCCTCGCGGCCGGGGTCGCGTCGGTCCTCTTCTACGTCGCCATCCGCAAGGGCCCGGCTTCGGTGGTGATGCCTTTGACCGGAATGTACATACTGATACCGGCGCTGCTCGGCTTCAT of the candidate division WOR-3 bacterium genome contains:
- a CDS encoding DMT family transporter, with the protein product MALTVDYRVLSLLALLCWGAWGFATKLVSRSQPAEGVAFWSTLASMLPVTLFALLGGASRWVRPAPLALASGLAAGVASVLFYVAIRKGPASVVMPLTGMYILIPALLGFIFLKEPVTVTHVLGLVCAGLAVFFLTR